The following coding sequences are from one Macaca nemestrina isolate mMacNem1 chromosome 1, mMacNem.hap1, whole genome shotgun sequence window:
- the LOC105496663 gene encoding small integral membrane protein 1 isoform X2, producing MQPQESHVHYSRWEDGSRDGVSLGAVSSTEEASCCRRISRKLCTGKLGIAMKVLGGVALFWIIFILGYLTGYYVHKCK from the exons ATGCAGCCCCAGGAGAGCCACGTCCACTATAGTAGGTGGGAGGACGGCAGCAGGGATGGAGTCAGCCTAGGGGCTGTGTCCAGCACAGAAGAGGCCTCATGCTGCCGCAG GATCTCCCGGAAGCTGTGCACGGGCAAGCTGGGCATCGCCATGAAGGTGCTGGGCGGCGTGGCCCTGTTCTGGATCATCTTCATCCTGGGCTACCTCACTGGCTACTATGTGCACAAGTGCAAATAA
- the LOC105496663 gene encoding small integral membrane protein 1 isoform X1, with product MTPPPLAPPPTPSEPGTSPLLAPALPRMTPPPLAPPPTPSEPGTSPLLAPALPRMTPPPLAPPPAPSGLDISLPLAPALPRTAPPTTLATPPSGPGASRLQALALPRVAPPPPSPPAQARPLRSPETHGRRLEASTEPQPTTCPSGRCGPRPGSDLNLAQRPRPSGKIAR from the exons ATGACCCCGCCCCCTCTCGCCCCGCCCCCGACCCCTTCCGAACCAGGCACCTCCCCGCTGCTGGCTCCCGCCCTTCCCCGCATGACCCCGCCCCCTCTCGCCCCGCCCCCGACCCCTTCTGAACCAGGCACCTCCCCGCTGCTGGCTCCCGCCCTTCCCCGCATGACCCCGCCCCCTCTCGCCCCGCCTCCGGCCCCTTCTGGACTAGACATCTCCCTGCCGCTGGCTCCAGCCCTTCCCCGCACGGCCCCGCCCACCACTCTAGCCACGCCCCCTTCCGGACCAGGTGCCTCCCGGCTGCAGGCTCTAGCCCTTCCTCGCgtggccccgcccccgccctcgCCCCCTGCCCAGGCCCGGCCCCTGCGGAGCCCAGAGACGCACGGACGCAG GCTCGAGGCGTCTACCGAACCTCAGCCCACGACCTGCCCCTCTGGGAGGTGCGGGCCGCGGCCAGGCTCTGACCTCAACCTGGCACAGAGGCCCCGGCCCTCAGGCAAGATTGCCCGG TGA